GCCCCCGGGAATCGGCTTGTATCCGAGTTCGATCAATCCTTCGCGGTAGTACTCCGTGTTGTCGCGGAGCCTGGCGACGAGTTCCGGATGCGTCTCCAGGTGCTCGATCGCGGCCATGGCCCCGGCCGCCGAATGGCAGGGCAGGGCGTTCGTGAACAACTGGGTGCGCGACGCCTGAACGAGATAGTCGATCACGGCTTCGGAACTGGCCGTGAAGCCGCCCGCCATGCCCCCGAGCGCCTTGCCGAGCGTCGACGTGACGATGTCGACCTCGCCGTGCATCCCGAAGTGCTCGGGCGTCCCGCGCCCCGTGTCACCCAGGACCCCCGTCGAATGCGAGTCGTCCACGGCCATGATCGCGTCGTAGCGGTCGCACAGTTCACGGATCTCCGGAAGCGGCGCGATCTCCCCTTCCATCGAGAAGATGCCGTCCGTGATGACGAGGCGGTGGCGCGCGTCGCGGCTCGCCTCGAGGGCGTCGCGCAGCGAGCCCATGTCCATGTGATCGTAGATGAAGCGGCGCGCCTTGCAGAGGCGGATCCCGTCGATGATGCAGGCGTGGTTGAGGCGGTCCGAGATCAGGGCGTCATCCGCGCCCAGCAGGGGCGCGAAGAGGCCCTCGTTCGCGTTCCACGCGGACGTGTACGTGAGGGAGGCCGGCGTCTCGAGGAAGTCCGCGATCTTCGCCTCGAGTTCGTGGTGAATGTCGAACGTCCCGCAGATGAAGCGCACCGAGGAGGTCCCCGCGCCGTACTTGTCCACTCCGTCCTTCACCGCCTGCATCACGGAGGGTTCGTCGCACAGGCCCAGGTAGTTGTTCGAGCACATGTTGATGGTCTCGCCCAGACCGGCGATGTCCACGACGGGAGCCTGCCGCCCCATGATGTGCAGCAGTTCCTTGTGAACCCCGTTCTCCTTCATCTCCAGGAGTTCGGAGACGAGGCGGTGCTCGAGGCCCCGGTTCACACTCGACGTCATCACATCCCGCTCCTCATACAGTGTCATGATCGCGCCGTCCCGGGCTCGTGTCGCTCAGGGATAGAGATCGCCGACCCGCTTGTCGGTGGCCCATGCGGTGTCCACACGAATTCTGGGGCGCGACCCCCAGTTGCCGCACGAGATGAAGCCTCGCAGCCGCCCGCGAACATGAAGGACGCGGTCGGTCCCCGCCTCGCGAAGCTCGGGATTCAGGCCGTCGAGCGCGAATACCCGCTGGCCGCCGATCCACCCCGGCCCGAACAGCCAGCACCCGGCCGCCTCGCGGATCGTCCCCTCGCCCCAGGTGCGGATCCCGGAGAATCCTCCGCTGTCCGTCACGACGAGCGTGCCGAGATCGATGTCCGACCCGGTGCGGATCCGGTAGCGGCCGGGCGTGCCGAGCGTGATCGGCCGCGCCTCGTAGTAGCTGACGTGCTGAGGCGCGCACACGGCCCGGAACGTCGTCCGCCGCGCCGCGAGCTCGATCGAGGAGTCGGTGACCGCCAGCGTGGCGGTGTCAAGCCGCCCGCACGCGTCCTCGGACACGGGCCCGCCGAACTCGAAGGAGAACGGCGATCCCACCTCGACCGTCTCCGGATACGCGACCCAGGTGACGAGCGCTTCGCTGGAGGCGCCCTCCCCGAGGCGCCAGCAGCCGGCCGTCAGCAGCACGGCGGCGGCGAGGGCCGGAACGGCGGGGGCGGCGGCGCGCGCCACGGGGGCCGAGTGGCTAGTCCAGCGCGAGGACGACCTTCGCCGCCTCGCCGGAATGCATGGAGTCGAACCCTTCCTCGAAGCGGTCGAACGGGAGCCGGTGCGTGATCACCGGCTCGATGTCGAGGCGTCCCGCCGCGAGGAAATCCCGCATCTCGATCCACGTCCGGTACATGAGCCGCCCCACAACGCCGTACACGTGGAGACCCTTGAAGATCACGTCGCGCGCAAGGTCGACCTCCACCGGGTCCTTGGGAAGTCCCAGCAGCCGGACGTGCCCGCCGTTGCGGCACATGCGGAACGCGGAGCGCACGCCTTCGGGATGCCCGCTCATCTCGCACACCACGTGCGCCCCGTAGCCGTGCGTGAGGTCGGCGATCCGCGCCTCCACCTCCCCGTCCGCCGGGTCGAGGCAGTCGTGCGCGCCCATCCGCGCCGCGAGTTCCCGCCGCCCCTCGTGCGGCTCGACCGCGATGACCCTGGAAGCGCCCGCCGCGCGCGCGATCCCGATGGCGAACAGGCCGATCGGCCCGCACCCGACCACGGCGACGACCCGCCCCGCCACCTCCGTGTGCAAAACCGTGTGGAAAGCGTTGCCGAGCGGGTCGAACACCGCCGCCACGTCGTCGCCGATGGCATCGGGGATGTGGATGATGTTCGCCGCCGGGATGGAGACGTACTCCGCGAAGGCGCCGTCCCGGTCGATGCCGATGATCCGGGTGTCCCGGCACACGTGCGCCTGCTCGGTGCCGCAGTACTCGCAGTGTCCGCAGACCAGGTGCCCCTCCGCCGAGACGCGGTCGCCGACCTCGATGTTCCGGACCAGCCGCCCGGTCTCGACAACTTCTCCCATGAACTCGTGGCCGAGGGTGACGGGCGGATTCACGCGATGCCGCGACCAGCGGTCCCACTGCTGTATGTGCAGATCCGTGCCGCAGATCCCCGCCCGCCGCACCTTGACCAGCACGTCGCGGGAGCGAATCTGGGGCACCGGCGCGTCGCACAGCACGAGGCCGGGGGCCGGCCCGGGTTTGCGGATCGCTTTCATGGAGGCGGAAAATGGCTCCTGGATGGAGACGTGTCGGGTGGCGCACAATGTGCCGGAGGGTCTGACCGGGCGGCAAGCTCCGGGAACCCGCGGGGGCGGCTCTCCGTACGATGCTTCAGCGGGGAGCCGCTGACCGCCGCGTGACGCCGTCCCGGCGGTCTCGGGACCATTCTGGAGTCGGATCGGACCTGTGCGCACGACGACAAGGAAACGACCGGACTGGCGATACCGGGTCGCGTCATCGCGCTCCCGCCGCCGGGAGCGGGCCGTGTGGTGGGGGGGGATGCTCGCCTCTGCGCTCCTGCACGCGTTCCTCCTCCTCGCGTGGGTGCGCCCGGCGCCCGAGTTCGAGCGGGCGGCCCGGCCCGGCGTGGATCCCGATCTCCCCGCCGGCGGGGGCGGCCTGAGGGCGCTCAGGGTTTCCATGCCCCGCAGGATCGAGATCCCTCCGCCACCGCGTCCCGTCCTCGCCGTCGACATGCCCGAGATCCAGGTCCGCGAGACGGAGATCGAGGTGGCCTCCGAACTGCTCCCCGTCGGCGCGCCGGCGCCATCGCCTGGGCGCGGGGCCGGGTTCGGTCCCGGGGACGAGGGAGCGGGCGGGGGCGAGGGCGACGGATACGTGTCGCCCGTGCCGAGGTCCGTCGTGCCGCACTGGGACCCCCCGAGCGCCGTGCGCGGCATGGAGGTGACGGTGCGCGTCTTCGTCGATGCGACCGGGCGCCCCGGCCTCGTCGAACTGGACCCCCCGACCCCGGATGAGGGGTTCAACCGCGACATCATGCGCCAGGTGCGGGCGTGGGAATACCGGCCCGCGCTGCGCCACGGGACCCCCGTCGACGGCTGGGCCGAGATCACCTTCATCTTCTAGCCGCCACGAACGCCGCCCGCGATCCGCCCACCGCTGCGGGCCCTCAGCGGTGTTGACGGCTCGTTGATCGCGCGCCCGATCCTCCGGTCACAATCCGTTTGACCAGGGAGGTGCGGGTGTGTGGGATCTGAATCGCGCGGAACGCAAGGCGCTGGGCGCGTCGCTGGTACTCGTGGGCGTAAGCCTTGTGGCTCGCACCCTCCTCGTGCCCGAGCCCGGTCGGGTAGACGGTCTCGAAGCGATCGACCCCACGACGGATCTGGAGGGCATCGAGGGCGAGGTCGTCGCCGCCCTCACCCGGGAGCAGCGGGCACAGACCCCACTCGCCGATGGCGAGCAGATCGATGTGAATCGCGCCCCGGCCGACGAACTGCGCCGGCTGCCCGGCGTCGGGCCGAGTCTGGCGGCGGCCCTCATCGAGGAGCGGGAACGCGCTCCGTTCCGACGAACCGCCGACCTGGAGCGGGTCCCTGGAGTGGGGGAGGTCACCGCACGCCGCCTCGCCCCGTATCTCCGTTTCGAACCCGGGGCGCCCCGACCGGCTGCCGCTCCCGTCGCGTCGGTGTCGACGGGATGTCCGCCCGGAGGGGCACGGATCGATCTCAATCGAGCCAGCCGCGCGCAACTCGAGAGTCTCTCCGGCATCGGCCCCGCCCTCGCGGCACGCATCATCGCGGACCGAAGCGAGAACGGGCCGTTCGAGACGCCCGAAGCCGTCACCCGCGTCCGGGGCATCGGGGCGCGCTCCTTCGCCCGCTTCCGGGATCGGGTATGCACGGGGGTGCGGTGACGCCTTCGCCGGCCACGGACACACCGGCCCCGAGGCGGAAGCGGCTGGCGTCGGACCCCAGGGTCCTTCGCCTCATCCCGGCGGAATTCGCGAGCCGGCATCTCGTGCTCCCGTTGCGGCGCGCCGGACGGACGCTCTCCGTGGCCATGGCGGACCCGTCCGACGCGGCGCTCATCGACGACCTGAAGTTCCTCACGCAGTTCGAGATCGAAGCGATCAGAGCGGGGGAACACACGCTCCGCCAACGGATCGACCGGAGCTACGAGGCCGCCACGCCGCGCAACGGCGGGCGCGCGGAGGAGGCGGGTGAGGCATCGCCGGCCGAGGCCGGTTCGGCCGAAGGCGACGAGGAACCGGCCGTCCGGCTGATCAACGACGTCCTCGGCGATGCGGTACATCGTGGCGCTTCGGACATTCACTTCGAGCCGTACGAAAGCGAACTTCGGGTTCGCTATCGCCTGGACGGGAGACTGCGCGAAATCATGCGACCTCCCTTCGGGATGTCGGCGGCCCTGACGTCTCGCGTCAAGATCCTGGCGGACCTGAACATCGCGGAACGCCGGATACCCCAGGATGGTCGGATCCGCATGCCGGTCGCCGACAGGGTCATCGACTTCCGGGTCTCGACGCTTCCCACGCTGTTCGGTGAGAAGGTCGTCCTTCGAATCCTCGACAGGGAGCGGCAGACATTCGACCTCGAATCCTTCGGGATGGAGGCGCGCGCGGAGCGCACGCTGCTTGCGGCGATCGCGCAAACGTCAGGCATGGTTCTGGTCACAGGTCCCACGGGATCGGGGAAGACCACCACGCTCTATAGCGCACTCGCGAGACTCAACACGCCCGAGGCGAACATCATGACCGTCGAGGATCCTGTCGAGTACAGCATCGAGGGCATCAATCAGGTCCAGATTCGTCCGAAGATCGGCCTTACCTTCGCCACCACGCTTCGCGCCTTCCTGCGGCAGGATCCCGACATCCTCATGGTGGGCGAAATCCGTGACCGCGAGACGGGCGGCATCGCCGTGAAGGCTGCGCTCACCGGCCATCTCGTGCTTTCCACCCTCCACACCAATGACGCCGCCTCGACCGCGACGCGACTGGTGGACATGGGGATCGAGGCGTTCAACGTGGCCGTCGCCGTAAAGGTCATCACCGCCCAGCGGCTCGTCGGTCGGATCTGTCCGGACTGTCGGGTCGAGACGAGCTACGCACCCGAGATCCTGAGTTCGGTCGGACTGGAAGGAGGCGGACACGGCAAGGGCGGCTTCTACCGCGGCGGGGGCTGCGATTCGTGCGGCGGATCGGGGTATTCGGGCCGGCAAGGCCTGTACGAAGTCCTTCCGATGTCTCCCGCGATCCGCCGGCTGGTCCTGGCGGGCGCCTCCTCGGAGGAGATCGAGCGCTGCGCGGTAGACGAAGGGATGATCACCCTGCGGCAGGATGGGTTCGCCAAGGCGAGAAGGGGGATCGCAACACTCGAAGACGTGCTCAGAGAGACGCCGGCATAGGCCGAGCCACATGGACCCACGTCTGGTTGAACTGCTGAGCGAGATGGTCGAGCGGGGTGCGTCCGACCTGCACCTCACGGCGGGCGAACGCCCGAAGCTCCGGATCGACGGCGATCTCGCGGACAGTCGCGCGGAGGACGTGCTGCACCCGGAGGATACTGCGGCTCTCGGCCGTTCGATGCTCTCGAGCGACCAGCGCGCGCGTTTCGCGGGTGAGCCCGACTTCGATTTCGGCTTCGCGATTCCCGGCCTCTCCCGCTTTCGCGCAAACCTGTTCCGCCAGCGGGGGAGCGTGGCGTGCGCCATCCGCCGCGTGCCGGTCGATATCCCGAGCCTGCGCGAACTCGGCGTTCCATCGGTCGTCGGCCGTCTGGCGGACAAACCGCGCGGGCTCGTGCTGGTGACGGGCCCCACCGGCTCGGGAAAATCGACGACGCTGGCGGCGATGGTCGACCGCATCAACACGGCCCGCTCGGGCCACATCGTGACGATCGAGGATCCGATCGAATTCGTACATCCGCACAAACGCTGTATCGTGAACCAGCGCGAGATCGGGCAGGACACGCCCGACTTCGCCAGCGCCCTCCGCTACGCGTTGCGCCAGGACCCCGACGTGATCCTCATCGGCGAGTTGCGGGATCCCGAGACGATTCAGGCCGCGCTCACGGTCGCCGAGACCGGACACCTCGCGCTCGGCACGCTGCATACGCGTTCGGCGGCGGAGTCCATCCACCGGATCATCGACGCGTTCCCGGCGCACCGACAGGAGCAGGTGCGCGCGCAGTTCGCCCACGTCTTCGAGGGCGTCATCACCCAGACGCTGCTTCGCCGGGCGCAGGGCAGCGGACGCGTCGTCGCCTGCGAGATTCTGGTCGCGACGCCCGCGGTCAGGGCTCTGATTCGGGAGGCGAAGGTCCATCAGATCCATTCCGCGATGCAGGCCGCGCGCAGGTTCGGCATGCGGACGCTCAACGATGCGCTCCACCGGCTCTATGCCCGGCGGCAGGTGGACTTCGACGAATGCCTCCGGATCACCTCCGATCCCGCTGAATTCCGCCGCATGACAAGTACGTCCGCGCCGGATGAGTCCCTACGGTGACGGAGTCGATGTGAGGAGAGCGATAGCGACCGGCCGCCGGCGACGGCGCGGGGTGGATGATGTGGGGGCTGGCGGTCGGTCCACCCCTCTCCGGGACGAGAGCCGGTGACGTCTGTGTTGGCGAACATGGGCCGGGGCGTGCGGCGCCGCGTCCTTGCACCGTCGGCGCGGGTGACAACGCGGGATCTCGTACTCTTCACGCGACAGTTCTCTGTGATGATCAGCGCCGGGTTGCCGCTCACCCGGACGCTCGAGACCCTCGCGCTCCAGGCGGAGTACTCTGCGCTTCGGCAGGTGGCCCGCGACACGCTTCGTGACGTCGAGGCCGGGAACACGCTGGCCGGCGCGCTCGGCAGGCACCCCCGCGTTTTCACGCAGCTCTATGTGAACATGGTCCACGCGGGGGAGTCGGGGAGCAGGTTGGACGGGATCCTCGACCGCCTGGCCACCTTCCTCGAAAAGAGCGAGGAGATCCGTCGCAAGGTGAAGGGCGCCATGCTCTATCCCGCCGTCGTGCTCGCGGTGGCCATGGCCGTGGTCGCGACGCTCCTCCTCTTTGTGATCCCCACGTTCGAGACCGTGTTCGCGAGTTTTGATGCGACGCTCCCGCTCCCGACACGCGTGGTCATCGGTCTCTCAAGGATCGTCCAGAACTGGTGGTGGGCGCTGCTCGCCGTGGCGGGCGGCACGGTTCTGATACTGCGCCGCTGGACCGCAACGGATGCGGGCCGGCGGCACTTCGACCGTACGCTGCTGCAACTGCCGGTTCTCGGCTCGCTGACCCGGAAGGCCGCGGTATCCCGCGTCACGCGGACTCTGGGAACGCTGCTCTCGTCGGGCGTTCCGATTCTCGAGGGACTCGAGATCACGGCGCGGACGGCGGGGAACCGCGTGATCGAGGACGCGATACAGGCGAGTCGGGTCGCGATCCGGCGGGGTGACTCCATCGCGCGCCCACTACGCGAAACCGGGGCCTTCCCGCCCATGGTGGCCCGAATGATCCATGTCGGAGAAGAGACCGGAGACCTCGACGGGATGCTGGCCCGGATCGCCGATTTCTACGACGACGAAGTCGATTCCGGCGCCGAGAGTCTGCTGAGAATACTGGAGCCTGTCCTCATCGTGATCCTCGGAGGTCTCGTCGGCGGGATGATCATCGCCATGTACCTCCCCATCTTCGAACTCATCAACGCGATCCAGTGACGCCACCCGGACCCCTCCGGACGCGAGTCCTCGCGGCTTGCGGGGTTCCCCCTCGTTCCTCTTCTTGGCGCATGTCCGCGAGCGCAAACGACGAAGAGAAGATCCACCGCGGGACGGCTCCCCGCGTGCAAGACCTCCTCGGCCAGTCGGTCGATGCGGCCTTCGAGCGGTACGGACGCGCGACGGCGGACCGGCGGGTCGGGGAGGACCGATGGCTGCGCTTCGAGGCTCCGGACTGGACGCTGCGTCTGCGGGCCAGGCCGGACGGGATCGGCGGTCCGGCCCTCGTCCGGTCGTGGACGGCCGTCTTCGCGGAAGGGTTCGACGCCGTCCCGGAGGCTCTCCACGCGTTGGGGCTGCCGCCTCCCGAGCCGTCGGCCGGGACGGAGGAACTCCGCCGGCCGCTGCCAGACGCGGCCGGACGGGTGCATTCGCTGACCCTGTCGGAGCGAAATGGCCGAATCCGGTCCGCCACCGGCTTCGATGAACCGCCGGATTGGGACGTTGAGACCCCGTTGCTGGACGATGGCTAATTGTGGGGTAACCGTCCGCAGTCGCCGGCGCGCCGCCGGAACCGCGGCCCGCGCAGCCCCACCGGAGGTGCTGCCGAAGATCCAACCCGGGCGGAAGTGAGGAGAGGGATGGGAAGAACGACGAAGAGTGGTGCGGAGGGGTTTACGCTGATCGAGCTGCTGATCGTGGTCGTCATCATCGGCATTCTCGCGGCCATCGCGATTCCGCAGTTCACGAGCACGAAGGAAAAGGCGTTCGATGCCGCCGCGCAGAGCGACATTCGCAACCTGATGACGGCCGAGGAAGCGTACTTCTTCAACCACCAGGCGTACGCCGCGATCGCCGTAGCCGCCGGCGGAGCGGGGGATCTGGACGGCGATGGCACCCCGGACTTCCAGGCCAGCACGAACGTCGCGCTGACGGTGACGGCCTATCTCGACGGCTACCAGATTACGGCGAAGCACGCATCCTCGCCGAACACGTGGTGCGTGAATTCGTCGGCCGCCAACGCCTCGGGAGCCGTCGGACAGATCATCGAGGCCACCAGTTGCTAGCAGCAGTTGATGCGCCGTTGACACGGGGGGCGATGCTTACGGGAAGAGTCGGCAACGCTCATTCAGGAAGGGGAGTCCCCCGTGCGGCAAGACGGATCACGTAGATCGCCTGGATCACACACAGGGCGGAGTGGGTTCAGTCTGGTGGAGGTCGCGATCGCGCTGGCGGTCACAGGATTGGCCGCGACTTTCATCATCTCTCGCGAACCCCTGGATCGTTTCAGCCTGACGCGAGCCGCCCGGGTGGCGGAGTCGCAACTCACGCTGGCACGTCTCCACGCCGTGGCAACCCATGTGCCGACCGCGGTGACGCTTGCGGGGACCCGGCTCGAAGTGTCGCGGCGTGGAGGGTCCCTGCTGTCTCGCGTCGACCTCGGGCGGCACACCCTGGGTCGGCTCGACTCGCTGCGGCTGCAGCCCTCCACGCTCCGTTTCAACGCGCGGGGACACGGGTCGCCCGGTAGCGTCTACCTCTATCGCGGCGAGCGAGGCATTCGGTTGGTGTCGAACTTCGTAGGCCAGGTCCGCGCGGTACCTTTTCAACATTGAAGACCGCCGGCATCAGTCTGGTCGAGGTCCTGCTGGCCATCGTCGTGACGTCCGTCGGGGTCCTTGGAGCGGCGGGCGTAGCGCTCGGGATCGGCTCGCAGGCGCTCCGGGCGGCCTGGGACACGGAGCACGCCCTCGCGGGTCGAAACGCCGTGGAGTCGCTTGTCCGGGCCGGATATGCCGCCGCGGCTTCCCACGCGAGCGCCGTCGACATCGGCGGACGTCGATTCGACGTGTCGCTCGACGTGACCGCCGGGTCGCCGCGGCTCAAGTACGCCCGCGTGACGGTGTCGCTGCCGCCGGCCCCGGAGGCGGAACTCGAGATCGTTCTCTCGCGGCCCCGCCCGCTGCCCGCAGCGCCATGAGCGTTCCACGCCGCCTCGCGCCCGCCGAAACCTGCCGCCAGGAAGGGTTCACGCTCGCCGAGATGCTCGTCGCGCTGGCCGGCGCCGGTCTGCTCATCGGCTTGCTCATCGGCATGCTCGCGAGTCAGAGCCACTTTCATCTGCGGAACGAGGATGCCATCCAGGCTTCGCAGATTGCACGCGCTCTGTCCGACGGAATGGGAGCGGAGATCCGCAGTGCCGGGCCGGGCGACCTGCTCCTTGCGACGCCCGACACGGTGTCCATCCGCGTAGACGTGTTGAAGGCGGTCGTATGTGGTGGGGCGAGCGGCGGCTCAATCGATCTCTTCGCCTACGATTCCATCGCCGCGAACCTTCATTCCGGGTGGCGCGGCACGGCGCTTTCCGGGCCGTACTCGGCGGCCTGGGTATACGCGGACGGGTTTACGCCCGCTTCCAGTGTCTCGGCGGCCGCGGAGACCGCTTGCAGGGCTGCCGGAGCGGATCGGGCGAATCGGATGTCGAACCGGTGGTTCCGTCGCACAAGCGGCTGGAGCGGAGGCTTTGCCGCGACGCCCGCGCCCGGCTCGCTCGCTCGCGTTTATGGACGGCTCACCTACGCCATCCGCCCATCCGATTCCGAGCCGGGAACGGTGTCCATCCGGCGCAACGGCCAGGAGTTCGTATCCCCGCTCGAATCCGGGACGGCGTTCGAGTACCGGTTGTCGAGCGGCGCCATTCAGGCCGGCGTAGCGCCCGGAGATCTCTCCCGCGTGCCCGAAGTCCGGCTGACCGGTACGGCCATCGGCCGAAACGGGCGTGCAGCGGGTCGGCGGGTCGTTTACGCGATGTCGCTCCGTAACTGAGACATGAAGCGATTCGGATTGCGGCGCCGGAAGACGACCGTTGGAGTCGATATCGGCAGCGGTTTCAGCAAGGCCGCGGTGATCGACCATGGCGAGAACGGCCCACGCCTGACAGGGCTCGCGACCGCTCCGAACGAGGCGGACACGGTGCGCGGCGGGACGATCAGGGATCCGGAGCGAGTCGCGGACAGGCTTTCCGCGCTGTTCAAGCGGGAGCGCATCAAGCCTCGCAACGTGGCCATCGGCATCGGGGGGCGCGATGTCCTGAGCAAGGTGATCGAAATCGACCGGATGGATGAGGCGGAAGCCCGCGCCGTGATGCCGTGGGAAGCGGAGCAGCACGTCCCCTTCGACATGAAGAACACGGAACTGGATTTCGCGATCATCGATCCGAACGGAGAAGGATCGACGATGACCGTGCTGCTGGCGGCGGCGAAGCGCGACGTGATCGAGGGACGGATCGCTCTCCTGCGGCGGGCGGATCTGAACCCGACGACGGTCGACGTGGAGGCTCTGGCCCTTCGCAACGCGTTGGAGGCGAACTATCCGACCGCGATGAAGGATGTGACCGTGCTGGCCGACATCGGGGCCCATTCGACCGCCATACACCTGCTTCGGAACGGACTTCCCCTGCTGACCCGCGAACTGGCCGTCGGCGCCCCGGCCGCTGACGAATTGGAGGAGTGCAGCCGCCGGATCGCGCGCGGCATCGACCGGACGGGGACGCTCGTCGAAACGGGGCCCGGGATCGCACGCGTCTATCTGTGCGGGGGAGGGGCCACGGCGTCCGGACTGGTCGAGATCCTCGCGGAAGCAACGGGTGTGGAAACGCGCCTCGCGAGTGCGTTCGAACGGATCGCCGTCGCGCCCGATGTTGCGGACCGGGCAGATCTGGGCTCAATGGCGCCGATGCTCATGCTCTCGGTCGGGCTGGCTCTTCGATCCCCGGCCCGGGGCGGCTGAACGTGGAGGCGCCGGTACGATCATGATCGAGATCAATCTTCTGCCCGAATCCCTGCGCGCCCGGCAAGGGATCGCGACCAACGGGCACGCCGAAGGCGGTCTCCACATCGATTTCTGGGGTGTCGCACTGCTGATTTCGGCACTGACCATCCCGCCGGGCACGGTCGCGCTGTGGTGGTCGCAACGGTCCGAAGCTCTCGAACTCGGGGCGCGCCTTGAAGCGGCCATGGCGGACTCGGCGCGGCTCGCCGAACTCCACGCGGCAAGCGACAGTCTGTCGGAGCGGTCTCGCGAGATCCGCGAGCGCGTCGCCCTGGTCGAACGACTGGACCGCGACCGGTTCGCGTGGCCGCACATGATGGACGAAATCAGCCGCGCGCTCCCGCCGCCGGCGTGGCTGATTTCCCTGCGTCAACTGTCGCCGCCGCCCGACCTCACCGTCGAACTCCAGGGGGTTGCGGGCAATCCGCTCGCGATCACGGAATTCGTCCGTAGCCTGGGGACCTCGGACTACATCGCCGATGTGAAAATCATCGGCAGCCAGCAGCAGCAGGGATCCGATCCCGAGCAGGTCTCGCGGCAGGCCTTCACCCTCGTTCTTCGGTTCGCCCGGGCGTCCGCGTTGCGGCGGGTCGGACCCACTTGACCGTGCTGCCCAGGGATTCGCGCGCGCAGTACCGGGTGCTCGGGCTCGTACTCCTGCTGGGCTGCGGGACGGCCTTCCATCTGCGCTTCGGCAACCCGCGCAGGGTGGAACTGGCCGAGTTGGCGGAGCGGGTCGAGCGGGCGGAGCGAGTCAACGCCCTCGCCGAGCTGCCCGCCGGAAACCTGGATGCGATACATGAGAGTCTCGTGCTCGGTGAACGACAACTCGCCGCGCTGAAACGGCTCGTGCCGCGAGAGCGTGAAGTCGAGGCCATCTACGAAGCCATCGCGGCCGAAACACAGTCGCTCGGTCTCGAGCTCGTCCACGCCCTGCCCGCCGACCCCGTGACCGACTCCACCGGCTACTTCGTGCGGCAGCAGTGGGCGCTTCAGGTGGAGGGGGCATACCACGACGTCGGGACGCTCCTGACGCGAATCG
The DNA window shown above is from Candidatus Palauibacter soopunensis and carries:
- the tdh gene encoding L-threonine 3-dehydrogenase encodes the protein MKAIRKPGPAPGLVLCDAPVPQIRSRDVLVKVRRAGICGTDLHIQQWDRWSRHRVNPPVTLGHEFMGEVVETGRLVRNIEVGDRVSAEGHLVCGHCEYCGTEQAHVCRDTRIIGIDRDGAFAEYVSIPAANIIHIPDAIGDDVAAVFDPLGNAFHTVLHTEVAGRVVAVVGCGPIGLFAIGIARAAGASRVIAVEPHEGRRELAARMGAHDCLDPADGEVEARIADLTHGYGAHVVCEMSGHPEGVRSAFRMCRNGGHVRLLGLPKDPVEVDLARDVIFKGLHVYGVVGRLMYRTWIEMRDFLAAGRLDIEPVITHRLPFDRFEEGFDSMHSGEAAKVVLALD
- a CDS encoding type IV pilus twitching motility protein PilT, whose protein sequence is MDPRLVELLSEMVERGASDLHLTAGERPKLRIDGDLADSRAEDVLHPEDTAALGRSMLSSDQRARFAGEPDFDFGFAIPGLSRFRANLFRQRGSVACAIRRVPVDIPSLRELGVPSVVGRLADKPRGLVLVTGPTGSGKSTTLAAMVDRINTARSGHIVTIEDPIEFVHPHKRCIVNQREIGQDTPDFASALRYALRQDPDVILIGELRDPETIQAALTVAETGHLALGTLHTRSAAESIHRIIDAFPAHRQEQVRAQFAHVFEGVITQTLLRRAQGSGRVVACEILVATPAVRALIREAKVHQIHSAMQAARRFGMRTLNDALHRLYARRQVDFDECLRITSDPAEFRRMTSTSAPDESLR
- a CDS encoding type II secretion system F family protein produces the protein MTSVLANMGRGVRRRVLAPSARVTTRDLVLFTRQFSVMISAGLPLTRTLETLALQAEYSALRQVARDTLRDVEAGNTLAGALGRHPRVFTQLYVNMVHAGESGSRLDGILDRLATFLEKSEEIRRKVKGAMLYPAVVLAVAMAVVATLLLFVIPTFETVFASFDATLPLPTRVVIGLSRIVQNWWWALLAVAGGTVLILRRWTATDAGRRHFDRTLLQLPVLGSLTRKAAVSRVTRTLGTLLSSGVPILEGLEITARTAGNRVIEDAIQASRVAIRRGDSIARPLRETGAFPPMVARMIHVGEETGDLDGMLARIADFYDDEVDSGAESLLRILEPVLIVILGGLVGGMIIAMYLPIFELINAIQ
- a CDS encoding ATPase, T2SS/T4P/T4SS family — encoded protein: MHGGAVTPSPATDTPAPRRKRLASDPRVLRLIPAEFASRHLVLPLRRAGRTLSVAMADPSDAALIDDLKFLTQFEIEAIRAGEHTLRQRIDRSYEAATPRNGGRAEEAGEASPAEAGSAEGDEEPAVRLINDVLGDAVHRGASDIHFEPYESELRVRYRLDGRLREIMRPPFGMSAALTSRVKILADLNIAERRIPQDGRIRMPVADRVIDFRVSTLPTLFGEKVVLRILDRERQTFDLESFGMEARAERTLLAAIAQTSGMVLVTGPTGSGKTTTLYSALARLNTPEANIMTVEDPVEYSIEGINQVQIRPKIGLTFATTLRAFLRQDPDILMVGEIRDRETGGIAVKAALTGHLVLSTLHTNDAASTATRLVDMGIEAFNVAVAVKVITAQRLVGRICPDCRVETSYAPEILSSVGLEGGGHGKGGFYRGGGCDSCGGSGYSGRQGLYEVLPMSPAIRRLVLAGASSEEIERCAVDEGMITLRQDGFAKARRGIATLEDVLRETPA
- a CDS encoding glycine C-acetyltransferase produces the protein MTLYEERDVMTSSVNRGLEHRLVSELLEMKENGVHKELLHIMGRQAPVVDIAGLGETINMCSNNYLGLCDEPSVMQAVKDGVDKYGAGTSSVRFICGTFDIHHELEAKIADFLETPASLTYTSAWNANEGLFAPLLGADDALISDRLNHACIIDGIRLCKARRFIYDHMDMGSLRDALEASRDARHRLVITDGIFSMEGEIAPLPEIRELCDRYDAIMAVDDSHSTGVLGDTGRGTPEHFGMHGEVDIVTSTLGKALGGMAGGFTASSEAVIDYLVQASRTQLFTNALPCHSAAGAMAAIEHLETHPELVARLRDNTEYYREGLIELGYKPIPGGTPIVPVIIGKTADAIRLSRELLREGVFVIGFGYPVVPRGEARIRCQLSAAHEREHIDAALAALKKVGERLHLI
- a CDS encoding helix-hairpin-helix domain-containing protein is translated as MWDLNRAERKALGASLVLVGVSLVARTLLVPEPGRVDGLEAIDPTTDLEGIEGEVVAALTREQRAQTPLADGEQIDVNRAPADELRRLPGVGPSLAAALIEERERAPFRRTADLERVPGVGEVTARRLAPYLRFEPGAPRPAAAPVASVSTGCPPGGARIDLNRASRAQLESLSGIGPALAARIIADRSENGPFETPEAVTRVRGIGARSFARFRDRVCTGVR
- a CDS encoding energy transducer TonB yields the protein MLASALLHAFLLLAWVRPAPEFERAARPGVDPDLPAGGGGLRALRVSMPRRIEIPPPPRPVLAVDMPEIQVRETEIEVASELLPVGAPAPSPGRGAGFGPGDEGAGGGEGDGYVSPVPRSVVPHWDPPSAVRGMEVTVRVFVDATGRPGLVELDPPTPDEGFNRDIMRQVRAWEYRPALRHGTPVDGWAEITFIF